One part of the Thermodesulfovibrio sp. 3462-1 genome encodes these proteins:
- a CDS encoding response regulator has protein sequence MTKVLVAEDSVTDAKYIESILKEGGYELFFAKDGEEAEELIKKETFDLVILDVVMPKKNGFQICREIKKNEKTKDIPVILVTSKKEEADKFWGKTQGADEYITKPFEPIDLLVAIKKCLKK, from the coding sequence ATGACTAAAGTTCTTGTTGCAGAAGATTCAGTTACAGATGCAAAATATATTGAGTCCATTCTTAAAGAAGGTGGATACGAGCTTTTTTTTGCAAAAGATGGTGAAGAAGCTGAAGAATTGATAAAAAAAGAAACTTTTGATCTTGTTATTTTAGATGTGGTTATGCCTAAAAAAAATGGCTTTCAAATTTGTAGAGAGATAAAGAAAAATGAAAAAACTAAAGATATACCTGTAATTCTTGTAACTTCTAAAAAAGAAGAAGCTGATAAATTCTGGGGCAAGACGCAAGGAGCAGATGAATACATTACAAAACCTTTTGAACCAATTGATCTTTTGGTGGCTATAAAGAAATGTCTGAAGAAATAA
- a CDS encoding chemotaxis protein CheW — protein sequence MSEEIKEKTEKSYCVLGVGEREFLVPKESVVQVLDITRIFPIPGAPDYIVGALPVRGKIIPAVDLAKIYNIERLNYSDNKLLVIEVKGEKIGILSDISPFFVSFESDIVVEDFIDPEKLFEQLKVSYQKPAENLKSGFAGETSTGKQEK from the coding sequence ATGTCTGAAGAAATAAAAGAAAAAACAGAAAAATCCTATTGTGTCTTAGGCGTAGGAGAAAGAGAGTTTCTTGTCCCAAAAGAAAGCGTTGTTCAGGTTTTGGATATTACGCGAATATTCCCCATTCCAGGAGCTCCTGATTACATTGTTGGAGCTTTACCTGTAAGAGGCAAAATCATTCCTGCTGTGGACCTGGCAAAGATTTACAATATTGAAAGATTAAACTATTCTGATAATAAATTGCTGGTTATTGAAGTAAAAGGTGAAAAAATAGGAATTTTATCGGATATTTCGCCCTTTTTTGTTAGTTTTGAATCCGATATAGTTGTTGAAGATTTTATTGATCCTGAAAAATTATTTGAACAACTTAAAGTGAGTTATCAAAAACCCGCTGAAAATCTAAAGAGTGGTTTTGCTGGTGAAACCAGCACAGGAAAACAGGAAAAATGA
- a CDS encoding response regulator → MIDKSELIKYFLLEAEEHVNTLIEGTEELETKGYNKETIESLFRATHTLKGSASIVKFNKVATLSHRLEDLFEALLNEEINYENSLIYPIKQVINAIVGFVNEIHKTGEEKSELDEKVIKSIENILHKKQAFVEEYEPVAFKTFPVSNTVRVELEVIDHILTSLGETLVQKNTIMDKEKELLNIVEEIHNSGKKLLKEITDFSNRYYLSTQNKDEKVIDSFFVEFSDLEFDRYDEYHIFLRKIQEITNDITEGINSLFTFSENLSYHFKSLNKEINYLKDSLVEIRMIPISRLLHRLSEAVKDTAKAHGKIIEIEIKGAETKIDKPIFDSLYEPILHILRNAVQHGIEYPEERIRKGKDQTGHIQINLQKEGRYIVISIKDDGKGIDIDKVKQIAIQKKFIAPEYAPFVSKEEILSYIFAPGFSTAEEVDFQSGRGIGLNIVKTAISKLKGTIEVSSKLDKETTFVIKIPQSLTISNLLVFNSHNLDFAIPINYIEEILTLEDFPQAIIERKINHKNRIIPLKVFSEVFFSVNGKKIEKGFIIVFNFSGIRKGLIVEEILGHEEATVHSFGKFLEGLTQYLGYFICGKGSPRYVIDPLKLFEEEFIFTTTLSEKIKEPFTYKGSVLIVDDSISVRKSLQSILEDKKLKVYTAKDGAEALNLIEKEKIDLVVTDLEMPIMHGYELISRVRKDPRFKDLPIIVLTSRGTKKHEEKAIALGADGYIVKPFDEKAIQEQILNRLIYSELR, encoded by the coding sequence ATGATAGACAAATCTGAGCTTATAAAATATTTTTTATTGGAAGCAGAAGAACATGTAAATACCTTAATTGAAGGCACAGAGGAGCTTGAAACTAAAGGATACAACAAAGAAACAATAGAAAGCCTTTTCAGAGCAACACACACTTTAAAAGGTTCTGCCTCAATCGTTAAATTCAATAAAGTTGCTACACTATCCCATCGCCTTGAAGACCTTTTTGAAGCTCTTTTGAATGAAGAAATAAACTATGAAAATTCTCTTATTTATCCCATTAAACAAGTTATTAATGCAATAGTGGGATTTGTAAATGAAATACACAAGACAGGTGAGGAAAAAAGCGAGCTTGATGAGAAAGTTATAAAATCAATTGAAAATATTCTACATAAAAAACAAGCATTTGTTGAAGAATACGAACCTGTAGCTTTTAAAACCTTTCCTGTTAGCAACACTGTCAGAGTTGAGCTTGAAGTAATTGACCATATTCTCACTTCTCTGGGAGAAACTCTTGTTCAGAAAAATACGATAATGGACAAAGAAAAAGAACTATTAAACATTGTAGAAGAAATACACAACAGTGGAAAAAAACTTCTAAAAGAAATAACTGATTTTTCAAACAGATACTACTTATCTACGCAAAATAAAGATGAAAAAGTTATAGACAGTTTTTTTGTGGAGTTCAGTGATCTTGAATTTGACCGTTATGATGAATACCATATTTTTTTAAGAAAAATTCAGGAGATAACAAATGATATAACAGAGGGTATAAATTCATTGTTTACTTTTTCTGAAAATCTTTCATATCATTTCAAATCACTCAACAAAGAAATCAATTATTTAAAAGACAGCCTGGTTGAAATAAGAATGATCCCAATTAGCAGGCTTTTACACAGGCTTTCTGAAGCTGTTAAAGATACAGCAAAAGCTCATGGAAAAATTATTGAAATAGAGATTAAAGGAGCAGAAACAAAAATTGACAAGCCAATTTTTGACTCCCTGTATGAGCCAATTCTTCATATTCTTCGCAATGCTGTACAACATGGAATTGAGTATCCTGAAGAAAGAATAAGAAAAGGAAAAGACCAGACAGGTCACATACAAATTAATTTACAAAAAGAAGGGAGATATATTGTAATAAGTATCAAAGACGATGGTAAAGGGATTGATATTGATAAAGTTAAACAAATAGCTATTCAGAAAAAATTTATCGCGCCTGAATATGCTCCCTTTGTTTCAAAAGAAGAAATTCTATCTTACATATTTGCTCCTGGCTTTTCCACTGCAGAAGAGGTAGATTTCCAGAGTGGAAGAGGCATAGGACTTAATATTGTTAAGACAGCCATCTCAAAACTTAAAGGAACAATAGAAGTCTCTTCAAAGCTTGATAAAGAAACGACTTTTGTAATAAAAATTCCGCAGTCATTAACTATAAGCAATCTTTTAGTATTCAATTCCCATAATCTGGATTTTGCCATACCTATTAACTATATTGAAGAAATTTTAACACTGGAGGATTTTCCGCAGGCAATAATAGAAAGAAAAATTAATCATAAAAATAGAATTATTCCTTTGAAAGTATTTTCAGAAGTTTTCTTCTCTGTCAACGGTAAAAAAATTGAAAAAGGGTTTATAATTGTTTTTAATTTTTCAGGAATAAGAAAGGGACTTATTGTTGAAGAAATTCTGGGACACGAGGAAGCGACAGTTCATAGTTTTGGAAAATTTCTTGAAGGATTAACTCAATATCTTGGTTATTTTATATGTGGCAAAGGCTCTCCAAGATATGTAATTGATCCATTAAAACTATTTGAAGAAGAATTTATATTTACAACTACATTGTCTGAGAAAATTAAAGAACCTTTTACGTACAAAGGTTCTGTCCTGATTGTGGATGACTCTATAAGTGTAAGAAAGAGCTTACAAAGTATTCTTGAAGATAAAAAACTGAAAGTATATACTGCAAAAGATGGCGCTGAAGCATTAAATTTGATAGAAAAGGAAAAAATTGACCTTGTAGTAACTGACCTTGAAATGCCTATAATGCATGGCTATGAACTCATCAGCAGAGTAAGAAAAGATCCAAGATTCAAAGATTTACCAATTATAGTTCTTACTTCAAGAGGGACAAAAAAACATGAAGAAAAAGCCATTGCACTTGGAGCAGATGGCTATATTGTAAAGCCCTTTGACGAAAAAGCCATACAGGAACAAATTCTTAATCGCCTTATTTATTCAGAATTGCGTTAA
- a CDS encoding methyl-accepting chemotaxis protein, translated as MPEVVKSKIKKPKGLYRKFLIVFNLSIVLSTIILIAGLIITGYEIYGEEFIMKKMGIINTLLKFAPVIAIFVLALIGISTANVLWFRKQIISPLSIIEDVVEAIRKGNFEKRIKLKTGDEFETIADAFNQMMDKLSTLIQTEEQRKEMQNNIIKFLQIMTQAAEGDLTQKAEVTPDVFGSLADAFNLMTDGLSELVREVKNTAEDVGQKSNILNEIIQKLQTGAEIQKQEIEKIVSLIEDASEIALQTKDKTSAATDVSKEAIDAILKGNEIVTETISSMQLIRTAVQGINRRMKLFSEKLMEIGTISTIISDIANRTNLLALNASIEAARAGEEGKGFVVIAEEIRTLSEKTAKSSKNIAEIITAIQEEATAVTKNLEEETNYVEIGTNMVNQTTEIFEKIDSIIKRIGQVIDDINEYTMKQKEITDKQVSSAQKVKEVTENIYEISHELIDISRSLSDTSKEFVNVTEKFRI; from the coding sequence ATGCCTGAGGTAGTTAAATCAAAAATTAAAAAACCAAAAGGTCTTTATAGAAAATTCCTTATTGTATTTAATCTATCCATTGTTCTTTCAACCATTATTCTTATTGCTGGACTCATTATTACTGGATATGAAATTTATGGCGAAGAATTTATTATGAAAAAAATGGGAATTATAAATACTCTTTTAAAATTTGCTCCTGTTATTGCAATATTTGTTTTAGCATTGATAGGGATATCAACAGCCAATGTTTTATGGTTTAGAAAACAGATTATATCTCCACTTTCAATAATTGAAGATGTAGTAGAAGCTATAAGAAAAGGAAATTTTGAAAAAAGAATAAAGTTGAAAACAGGTGATGAATTTGAAACAATTGCAGATGCTTTTAATCAAATGATGGATAAACTTTCTACACTCATTCAGACAGAAGAACAGAGAAAAGAGATGCAGAACAATATTATAAAGTTTCTACAGATAATGACTCAGGCAGCTGAAGGAGACCTCACGCAGAAAGCAGAAGTCACACCAGATGTTTTTGGTTCTCTGGCAGATGCCTTCAATCTCATGACAGATGGATTGAGTGAGCTTGTCAGAGAAGTTAAAAATACAGCAGAGGATGTAGGACAGAAAAGCAATATTCTCAATGAAATAATTCAAAAATTACAAACAGGCGCAGAAATACAAAAACAGGAGATTGAAAAAATAGTATCCCTTATTGAAGATGCTTCAGAAATTGCTTTACAAACAAAAGATAAAACCTCTGCTGCAACAGATGTTTCAAAAGAAGCCATTGATGCAATCCTGAAGGGTAATGAAATTGTTACAGAGACAATTAGCAGCATGCAATTAATCAGAACAGCTGTTCAGGGAATAAATAGAAGAATGAAACTTTTTTCAGAAAAATTAATGGAGATAGGAACAATTTCAACAATAATCAGTGATATTGCAAATAGAACAAATCTTCTCGCACTTAATGCTTCAATTGAAGCAGCAAGAGCAGGTGAGGAGGGTAAAGGATTTGTCGTTATTGCTGAAGAAATAAGAACTTTATCTGAAAAAACAGCTAAGTCATCTAAGAATATTGCAGAAATTATTACAGCAATTCAGGAAGAGGCAACGGCTGTTACAAAAAATCTTGAAGAAGAAACAAACTATGTTGAGATAGGAACAAATATGGTAAATCAAACAACAGAAATATTTGAAAAGATTGATTCAATCATAAAAAGAATAGGACAAGTTATAGATGACATTAATGAATATACTATGAAACAAAAAGAAATAACCGATAAGCAGGTAAGTTCAGCTCAAAAAGTGAAAGAAGTGACTGAAAATATTTATGAAATAAGCCATGAGCTTATTGATATATCCCGTTCTCTATCAGATACTTCAAAAGAATTCGTTAATGTAACTGAAAAATTTAGAATTTAA